A DNA window from Verrucomicrobiia bacterium contains the following coding sequences:
- a CDS encoding ABC transporter ATP-binding protein produces the protein MPSAIAVKDLVKKFAETTAVDGLSFSVERGEIFGLVGPDGAGKTTTMRMLVGVLLPSSGTAEVAGFDIVRQAEEIKKRIGYMSQKFSLYGELTVQENLDFFADLYLVPQREKAERQKRLLQFSKLGPFVSRQARHLSGGMKQKLGLSCALIHTPEILFLDEPTTGVDPVSRRELWEIVYDLLEEQVTVFVSTPYMDEAERCSRVAFIHHGKILALDDPKRLKATSEREVFEVKIKNPRQWRERLEGLPGLLELEIFGDKLHLSFAKGEMQEKAVAEALSQKGATADSVRRIVPSLEDLFISLVKNQAANG, from the coding sequence ATGCCTTCCGCAATTGCAGTAAAAGATTTAGTCAAAAAGTTTGCCGAAACGACCGCCGTGGACGGGCTTTCCTTTTCCGTCGAACGCGGGGAAATTTTCGGGCTTGTCGGGCCGGACGGGGCGGGGAAGACCACGACGATGCGGATGCTGGTCGGCGTTCTTTTACCCTCCTCCGGCACGGCGGAGGTGGCGGGTTTTGACATCGTCCGCCAGGCGGAGGAAATCAAGAAACGAATCGGGTATATGTCGCAAAAATTCTCTTTGTACGGGGAGCTTACCGTGCAGGAAAATCTGGATTTCTTTGCCGATTTGTACCTCGTTCCCCAGCGGGAAAAAGCGGAACGGCAGAAGCGGCTTTTGCAGTTTTCCAAGCTGGGGCCGTTTGTTTCCCGGCAGGCGCGGCACCTTTCCGGCGGGATGAAGCAGAAGCTGGGGCTTTCCTGCGCTTTGATTCACACGCCGGAAATTCTGTTTTTGGACGAACCGACCACCGGCGTGGACCCGGTTTCGCGGCGGGAGCTTTGGGAAATCGTGTATGATTTGCTGGAAGAGCAGGTCACCGTTTTCGTTTCCACCCCCTATATGGACGAGGCGGAGCGCTGCTCGCGGGTGGCCTTTATCCACCATGGGAAAATTCTGGCTTTAGACGACCCGAAACGGTTGAAGGCCACCAGTGAGCGGGAGGTGTTTGAAGTCAAGATTAAAAATCCCCGACAGTGGCGGGAGCGTTTGGAGGGGCTGCCCGGGCTTTTGGAACTGGAGATATTTGGGGATAAGCTGCACCTTTCGTTTGCCAAGGGAGAAATGCAGGAAAAGGCGGTGGCCGAGGCGTTGTCCCAGAAAGGGGCAACGGCAGACTCGGTCCGCCGTATCGTCCCTTCCTTGGAAGACCTGTTTATTTCGCTGGTGAAAAATCAAGCGGCAAACGGCTGA